From Sporichthyaceae bacterium, one genomic window encodes:
- the kynU gene encoding kynureninase: MSDVTLRSTAQALDAADPLADFRDEFGEIEPGLIYLDGNSLGRLPRATARRLAEVVDIEWREGLVRSWESWIDLPTRVGDRIATTLLGARPGEVVVSDSTTVNLYKAAAAALEARPGRGTILTAADEFPTDRYVLAGLAQARGLAMQVVAADDVTGPDEGELRAALDGDVALVCLSHVGFRSGAIADLPGITAAAHAVGALTLWDLSHAVGSVPVELGAAGADLAVGCTYKYLNAGPGAPAFLYVNSNLAGLLRQPIHGWFSQRDQFAMGPDYDPRPGAAAFLTGTPGVLGLVGVEEGVRLLGRAGLDRLRAKGIALTELALSLADAWLVPLGFAAASPRDPARRGSHLTLRHPDAWAICRALIETAGVIGDFRAPDRLRLGPAPICTRFVDVWDAFDRIRVLVAAGGYHRFADTSRKIT; this comes from the coding sequence ATGTCCGACGTGACGCTGCGCTCGACCGCCCAGGCGCTGGACGCCGCCGACCCGTTGGCGGACTTCCGGGACGAGTTCGGCGAGATCGAGCCCGGTCTGATCTATCTGGACGGCAACTCGCTGGGTCGGCTGCCGCGCGCGACCGCCCGGCGGTTGGCCGAGGTCGTGGACATCGAGTGGCGGGAAGGCCTGGTCCGGTCCTGGGAGAGCTGGATCGACCTGCCCACGCGGGTCGGCGACCGCATCGCGACCACGTTGCTGGGGGCCCGGCCGGGCGAGGTCGTGGTCAGCGACTCGACGACGGTCAACCTCTACAAGGCCGCCGCGGCCGCCCTGGAGGCCCGGCCCGGACGCGGCACGATCCTCACCGCCGCCGATGAGTTCCCCACGGACCGCTACGTGCTCGCCGGGCTGGCGCAGGCGCGCGGTCTGGCGATGCAGGTCGTCGCGGCCGACGACGTCACCGGGCCCGACGAGGGCGAACTGCGGGCCGCGCTGGACGGGGACGTGGCCCTGGTCTGTCTGAGCCACGTCGGCTTCCGCAGCGGCGCGATCGCCGACCTGCCCGGCATCACCGCTGCGGCGCACGCCGTCGGCGCCTTGACGTTGTGGGACCTGAGCCACGCCGTCGGCTCGGTGCCGGTCGAGCTCGGTGCCGCGGGTGCGGACCTGGCCGTCGGGTGCACCTACAAGTACCTCAACGCCGGCCCGGGCGCCCCGGCGTTCCTCTACGTCAACAGCAATCTGGCGGGCCTGCTGCGCCAGCCGATACACGGTTGGTTCTCCCAACGCGACCAGTTCGCGATGGGGCCGGATTACGACCCGCGCCCGGGTGCGGCAGCGTTTCTCACCGGGACCCCCGGCGTGCTCGGCCTGGTCGGGGTCGAGGAAGGCGTCCGGCTGCTCGGCCGGGCCGGACTGGATCGCTTGCGGGCCAAGGGAATCGCGTTGACCGAACTGGCCCTGTCGCTGGCCGACGCCTGGCTGGTGCCGTTGGGCTTCGCGGCCGCCTCACCGCGCGATCCGGCCCGCCGTGGGTCGCACCTGACGTTGCGTCACCCGGACGCCTGGGCGATCTGCCGGGCACTGATCGAGACCGCCGGGGTGATCGGGGACTTCCGCGCCCCGGATCGGCTGCGGCTGGGGCCGGCCCCGATCTGCACG